Proteins co-encoded in one Leucobacter exalbidus genomic window:
- the trpB gene encoding tryptophan synthase subunit beta gives MTHTEAGATSLRDAHGPFFGEFGGRYMPESLIAAIDELTEAYEAAKVDPDFRAELTELLESYAGRPSPITEVPRFAEHAGGARIFLKREDLNHTGSHKINNVLGQALLTKRLGKTRVIAETGAGQHGVATATAAALFGLECTIYMGEVDTERQALNVARMRLLGAEVIPVTAGSRTLKDAINEAYRDWVASVERTNYIFGTAAGPHPFPAMVRDFQKIISEEARAQLIAKTGKLPDAVVACVGGGSNAIGMFDAFLDDADVKLYGVEAAGAGVDTEQHAASIERGRPGILHGALTYVLQDEDGQTIESHSISAGLDYPGVGPEHAWLADIGRAQYIPATDDEAMQALRLLSRSEGIIPAIESAHALAGALRIGRELGEGSVIAVNLSGRGDKDMGTAGRYFDLFDHEAGVDE, from the coding sequence ATGACACACACTGAGGCGGGGGCCACGAGCCTCCGGGATGCTCACGGGCCCTTCTTCGGAGAGTTCGGTGGGCGGTATATGCCCGAGTCGCTGATCGCAGCGATCGACGAACTCACCGAAGCATACGAGGCAGCCAAGGTTGACCCCGATTTTCGTGCCGAGCTCACCGAGCTGCTCGAATCGTACGCTGGTCGGCCGTCGCCGATCACCGAGGTGCCCAGGTTTGCTGAGCACGCGGGCGGCGCACGCATCTTCTTGAAGCGCGAAGATCTGAACCACACCGGTTCGCACAAGATCAACAACGTGCTCGGTCAGGCGCTGCTCACGAAGCGCCTGGGCAAGACCCGCGTCATCGCAGAGACCGGCGCCGGCCAGCACGGTGTGGCCACGGCCACCGCAGCGGCCCTGTTCGGCCTCGAGTGCACCATTTACATGGGCGAGGTTGACACCGAGCGTCAGGCCCTCAACGTGGCCCGCATGCGGTTGCTGGGTGCTGAAGTGATTCCCGTGACCGCGGGCTCACGCACCCTCAAGGATGCGATCAACGAGGCATACCGCGACTGGGTGGCCTCGGTTGAGCGCACTAACTACATCTTCGGTACGGCCGCAGGCCCCCACCCGTTCCCCGCCATGGTGCGCGATTTCCAGAAGATCATCTCTGAAGAAGCGCGTGCCCAGCTGATCGCGAAGACGGGCAAGCTGCCCGACGCGGTCGTGGCCTGCGTGGGTGGCGGCTCGAACGCCATCGGCATGTTCGACGCGTTTCTCGATGACGCCGACGTCAAGCTCTACGGTGTCGAAGCCGCGGGCGCTGGTGTTGACACCGAGCAGCACGCCGCTTCAATCGAGCGCGGTCGCCCCGGTATTTTGCACGGTGCGCTGACGTATGTGCTGCAGGACGAAGACGGCCAGACGATCGAGTCACACTCGATTTCTGCCGGCCTCGACTACCCGGGCGTTGGCCCCGAGCACGCCTGGCTCGCCGATATCGGTCGCGCGCAGTATATTCCCGCAACCGACGACGAAGCCATGCAGGCACTGCGGCTGCTGAGCCGCAGCGAGGGCATCATCCCCGCAATCGAGTCGGCGCACGCGCTGGCCGGTGCGCTGCGGATCGGCCGTGAACTGGGTGAAGGCTCAGTGATCGCGGTGAACTTGTCTGGCCGTGGCGATAAAGACATGGGCACGGCAGGTCGCTACTTTGATCTGTTTGACCACGAAGCTGGAGTGGACGAATGA
- the trpA gene encoding tryptophan synthase subunit alpha, whose amino-acid sequence MSTHESSVSRAIKQANVERKGALIGYLPVGFPDLGTSVEAAIALAQNGADVIELGVPYSDPVMDGAVIQEATKTALADGFKLTHVFEAVRRVREAVDVPVLIMTYWNPVMQYGVERFARDLAAAGGAGLITPDITPDSAAQWIAVSEQFGLDRVFLAAPSSTDARLRLVSEATTGFVYTVSTMGITGERAELDKAARTLTARLREAGAPLACVGIGISTPEQVSAALDYADGAIVGTAFVRALRDGGVPALAEVVRHIASGTQGAPTDPAVSAR is encoded by the coding sequence ATGAGCACGCACGAATCTTCGGTCTCACGCGCAATCAAGCAGGCAAACGTTGAGCGCAAGGGCGCACTGATTGGCTACCTGCCGGTCGGTTTCCCCGATCTCGGCACGAGCGTTGAAGCCGCCATTGCGCTGGCGCAAAACGGTGCCGACGTCATTGAGCTTGGGGTGCCCTACTCCGATCCGGTGATGGATGGCGCCGTGATTCAGGAAGCGACGAAGACCGCGCTTGCTGACGGCTTCAAGCTGACCCACGTGTTCGAAGCGGTGCGTCGTGTGCGCGAAGCCGTTGACGTGCCCGTGCTCATTATGACCTACTGGAACCCGGTGATGCAGTACGGTGTCGAGCGCTTCGCGCGCGACCTCGCCGCGGCCGGTGGCGCGGGGCTCATCACGCCCGACATCACGCCTGACTCGGCCGCGCAGTGGATCGCGGTCAGCGAGCAGTTCGGCCTCGACCGCGTGTTCTTGGCGGCCCCCAGCTCAACCGATGCGCGCCTGCGTCTCGTTTCTGAAGCCACGACCGGGTTCGTCTACACCGTGTCGACGATGGGCATCACCGGCGAACGAGCCGAACTCGATAAGGCGGCTCGCACGCTGACCGCGCGGCTGCGCGAAGCAGGCGCTCCGCTGGCGTGCGTGGGCATTGGCATCTCGACACCCGAACAGGTGTCAGCCGCCCTTGACTACGCTGACGGCGCGATCGTCGGCACCGCCTTCGTGCGCGCACTGCGCGACGGGGGAGTGCCCGCACTCGCCGAAGTCGTACGCCACATTGCCAGCGGCACGCAGGGTGCGCCCACCGATCCTGCGGTCAGCGCGCGCTAG